In Phaseolus vulgaris cultivar G19833 chromosome 7, P. vulgaris v2.0, whole genome shotgun sequence, the genomic stretch CTCTACCACTCACTTATGGTTTTGATGATATGCAGTGCCACTGTTATGTATGTGATTCCCCAGCACCATGTCTAAAGTGGGGCACTGGCACTTCAAGTTCTGATCATTGTCACGCAACTAATGAAATTGAGCTGTGGAATGTTCAgagaaaaaaattcaagatGGGCTTGAGTTCCCCATTACCAGCTTCAACTAATTTTGGTACTTCACTCAGACCAGGACATCTCCAGCCTAATGAATTGGTGCCTCCGGGTGTTGTTGACTTGTCTCCAAATTCTGTATTACCAAACCAAGCATCCAGATCCATTGCAATGTGTGGTATCTCCTCACTCAACTCCATACCTCAAACCCAGGCCTCTCGACCAACAATAACTCATTTCCGCTCTACCTCTTTACCATATTCAAGTGTGCAAAATCAGGTTTGTAGGCCTATTACCACCCCTTTAACGACCCCAGCCACCAACGTAGCAATGCCAAATGGTGCAAGCCATGGTAGGGTTTTGGTGAGAAACAGATTCCAGCCACCCTCTGTACCAAGGCCAGTGCTGGGTGTGTGTAGTCACACCATCCAAAAGGGGCGAGGAAATGGTGGAAGCAGTTTAAGACCTCAGTTCCTTCGTCCACATATGGTGTCCAGGGGTGTAGGCAGTGTTGGGAACGTCCTGATGGCAAATAACACCCCTCATGAATCATCTGGTTTCATGAACAGGGTTACTCTGACACAACAACATCACAATTATGGTACTCCTGTAGGATTCTCAAATTACAGAAACTGCAACGAGCCAGATAATGCTTGTCGCCCCACAAATATATCAATTTACTCACAGCTGAGCTCTCAACCGGCCAGCCTGAGTTGTGTTAACCGGCAGACTGTGGCTTCTGAAACACAAGCATATAGTCAACCATTGCCCCTATCAAATAGTAGCCCGGGCTTCCATCAAACTTTTATCCAGGTAAATAATGGTGCTCCTTCAAGTCATATGACATACCTGAATAACAGTCAGCATGGAAATGAGCCTCAAATCCGAAGTCAAAATGGAAATGTCATTAGAAATACTACACAATGTGGGATTGCAAGTCAAGCTACTTGCCAACCACAACCACATGAACAGTCTCCAAAGGAGATTGCTGGAAAATTTTCAGCATTTGACCCAAGTTGGATAGACAATACTGGTCAAAGTATTCTACCAACTTCAGGATCTGTAGGACAAGCTCCCAACGTCAAGGAATCCATTGAACCCTTGTTTGAATGCTCTCAATCACCCAGTTCATTTGTTGATTTTGATAATTGGTTTTTGGATAAAGACCCATTTCCAGGGTTACCAGATGGGGTTTTGCAATCTGAGCTGAATATACCATCTCCAGATCTTTTTCCAGCTGATATGGGTATGGGTTTATTTTATCATGATGGTAAATGAGTTAACGTGACTTGCCAATACCTCCAACTCACACTACAGTCTTCAATGGAAGTATTTAGAATTGGTTGCCAGTTGAATGATATGCTGTAGTGACTACTCAATTTTGTGCCTCTATTTATGAATTGCACAGTTCTGAGTAATGGCACCTTTCATTTGAGGCTCATGTACTTGTGGTAAGAGCTGACCATTTTAGGTGTTCCCTAATCAGTAATCTCCATAGTTGTTGTATGAACAGCATAGGCGCATAGACTGGGGTAGTTTTGCTTTATTTTGTTGAATGTAGTGGGGAAGTATTTGGATATTTTGCCTGGCATATGGCCTTAGAATAATGGATGAGAAAACAAGATCAAAGCAAGTAAAACTGACAATTGAGAAGTTCTTCTATATTAGATATACTTTTTTCTATTCAATTGTGTTGACCATAACTGATGTTTTTGTTTGTGTAAACTGTGTTTTAAGAATGGCCTGTTTAAATGTCTCCTTATATAATCCAAAGAAACAGTGGAAAGAGTTTAGCCTTGTCTGTGGTTCGCGAGTGCTTGGATGGTAAAGGTTCTGAGCCCTTAACTGAAGCCATTACTCGACTCAGTTTGCTCTGATGCATTTGAATTCAAGGCATGTTAATGCGACGGGAATACTAAAAAACCATTATCTTTATCTGTTAAGCTTTTGGTTTCCCTTCACCCTTCAAACACAGGAAAAAGGTTAAttgaaaaatgaattaaatatattttccatTCTTATACTATAACATTTCTTTTCTGGTTCAAACTTTAGATCATTGAGATTATGATaacacttcttcttcttctgtgGTTCAAACTTTAGACCATTAAGGTTGAGGTAGTTGTAAATTCTAATAtgtaaatgattaaaatataaaataattgttatttttctttaaagatTGTTAGTTTCTGTTAAGATTTATTGTTGTTTTGATTGTAGATTGAGACTCATGTTTAATGTAACTATTTTTAATAGGTTGaagtaaaatttcaaattaaatccatttaaaaaaaatacacatttttaactattttcaaattataagtATTTGGATGGTTTATGGATAAgagaataaaaatcaatttgttgaGGGAAAAATATTTCTAACGCTTAAATCTTTTAATCTATAGGGATTGtccattttatttttacttattaatttattttagttatttggatactttttaattttagaagttaataaaacagttttttaatttttaaataatattttatttttccactTTATCGgttttaaattctttttctattttatccttagttaatattttattttattaatttattttgtttatttagacattttttaattttaaaagttaataaaacagtttttaaattttcaaataatattttattttatttattgttacttAACTGACTAGAGAGTGGAGAGATGActtctctattaaataaaaagtaaaaaattaaatatatttgtttgttaATATTTGTTGAGTCTAGGAGAGTGGAGAGGTTGGTACTTTACTTTTCTATgttttaaactgatattcttctctattgaataaaaaaattaaaaatatattgatagTCCCGCTCTCGAATACAATAACAAGATTCAGATGGTTGAACTCACCAAAAACCTCTGGAGTCATTgttctataaaaataatatattgtttGGGATATTAAACCACATCAATCCAAGTTTTGCATAGAGAAAGAAAAGTTTAATATGAAAGATCGTTCCCACCCACATCATCTTTCTGGTATTAGATAGATTATTCCACAACAGTGAGAGACACATTTTCATGTAAACTGTTTTACTTTATTATCACTTGATATTGTGGTTTCTTTGTTTTTAAATCTTCTTTATAcgcacaaagaaaaaaaataggacAATTCATTCATTTCGTTGGCTAATCGAGGAATCTCTGACGACTTCTTCTCTCAAATCTGTTATAGCACCCACCAATATCACTCACAAGAAATTCATCTTTATGCTTTAATACTTTCTTTTATGtgtcatttaaattttataaatgtcGATGTAGTATTTATTTTCAAGtttctatttattaattttattgctaaattttattttgtgttaaaaTCGATGGCAGATTCGGAAAGGGACCAATGAGTTGATTTaaactataataatttataatttttacttattttgatgatatttgacttttttttcCTGATGATTGTACATTTGGTCAGGTGATTTCCGATGCCACTGAAAGCAACAAAGAGAGATGGCAAGGTTAGttgttttctaaaatatatgaaCTTTACCATTAGTATGTGTTTTTGATGTGTCTgtttcataattttttgtttctccCTAACATCTAAAATTGAAGGCATATGGTGAGTGATTATCTTTATTGTTGATTACGGAAAAATGAATGTGAAAGGTTGACTTCATTGTATTCATCTCTTTAAGTTTCAACCTTTGTTGACGAGTCTTACTTTGACAAATTAGTAATTTTGTTTGTACTTGATGTAAATCACTTACATATTGATGTTCTGTTGGTCTTGCAGTGAAACATGTTCAAGATGTGCAAATGAGAAAGTGTCTAATGTGTCAAACATCTAATGGCCATGattctgaaataaataaaagtattttgcTTGATTTAGTTGTTTGAGATTCCATTTTTCATTTTAGATTTGGATCAAAGTCAAATGTATTATCAAATGAGAATGactttcaaaataattatttttttaatctgcAACTTTTAAATATCTTAACCTTGGATgagattaatatttattatacaaatggtatatattttatttctacaATTCATTATAATCCTAATATATAGAGATTTCtagtatttatattatgttgAAATGTTATGGAAATTATTATAGTGAtattataatcaaattataatattatagtggaattattttttaaatattattgaagTGTTGTTTTTGTATATTTAGTGATCATATTTcaagattaattttaatttataacatttaaataataaaaattataattgataTATTTATAAGCATTACCGAAAGGaatataaatgatttaattcactttaataaaaaaatattatactgtatttatttttcttaaaaaattaataatttataattaatatatataaatattattgataattgtgtttataaatattaaaagtcTGAAAAAGTGTAcatattataaatagttttatatatctctttcattaataactatatttatatattatgttaatataattatttgtacAGAAAgtaattatcttaaaatttatatatttataattagttattttaaaaatacaatttatttttaaaataaatattttctttatttcccTCCAATAGGTTTCTCCTAACAATTCAACATCAAATactgtataaaaaaatcaaatttagaatagtaaataattatgttatttgTTATTTCTTTAATCTCTAATTTCaataattaactaattattattattattggaaACACATAAGTTGACATTGTCTAATTTTACCATAAATTTATATGTATgagtatattttaatatttgacatgtatatctgtattttttatgataaaaaatatttaaaaatatagatacaCAATTgttgtaatattaaaaaatgaaaatacacAAATAGTGTTCAATACTAATGACagagaaaataaaagattttgaataccaatatttatttgaaatttattcCTAGAAAACATGACATTGTAAACTGTTTTTTTCtgttataattttgtaaaatttattatatataactattatGTTGGGTATGTTTTCTTTCAACATATAAGATAAGTGTAGTGTAGTTAGATAATTTAGGTATGTTTTCAtatgtatttgtatttattaaaatgaactataaatttataattttaatataaatgtgttataacattttttttattcgaattttaatattaaacataaatatatataaataataaaaataaaaaatttggacataataatataattgggtaaacaattcatatattttaaaactaaaaataaactaTCCAAATTATAAAAGTAAGGATTTATACCTTAACATAAAGTAAGAGAATTATTTTACCCTTaactaaaataaagaaaaaaaaaatatcaatttcgtgttgaatgaaaaatatatttaatttttatttttttttaaataatatataaaattattcttcttatgtaaacaattatatattttaaaattaaaaataaactatcCAAATTATAAAAGTAAGTGTTTATACCTTAACACAAAAGGGATTATTTTACGCTTAACTAAAATAAAGAGAAGAATGAAACTAGGCTATGCAAAAATCCTGAAAGCTAACTGCACACACCTCATAAAatcatttacatttttttatctaacaaaaatatgtaaaagaaattattttatcttaattttattttaaaataaaaaaaaggctATGTAAATCCTAAAAAATAAGTTCGCACAACACATTACAAATCGCCTATATTTTCATGCAATCACCTTTTGTTAAGTAAaccattattattaatattatttttttaatatataaggctttaattttaaatcttaattttttttattaataatatattcttataatttaaattttgtgaCATATTTGAATCTTTTATCTGAATTAGAAATGCGTTCATAtcttatttagattttaatatttaatgtgaATTCAAATGTGTTGTTTGAAAAAGATATATGAGACCtaccattttaaataaattctaaaCGACGCCGGTTTTGGTGTTTGTTTGTGtaaatgaaaacctaattagTTCTTTCTTCCTTCTTCCCTCTGCTGTTGTCGTTGCGACTCATTAACTTCCCTCAACGCCGCCGTCACCGTCGCGTCGTCGATCCCCTTTGCCCCCAATTCCGGCAACCACCGTCATCGTCGCTTCTCACCGCCGGCGGTACTCGGTCTCTTCCGGTGTCTCTCTCCTCCGTTCGCAAAATCGTCGAATCGTGCGTCAGTGTGAATTTAATCGTGACTCCTTCTTTGTGCGTAAGTTTTTAATTGTGACTCAGTGTGAATTTAATATCAGTAAGCACAAATTTGTAAGtacttattaatttaatatcaaAATTGAAAGATTTGTTCATTGTGTCATAATCCTTAACCTAGAGCACTAGTGCAAACGTGAACCGGAATCATGTACTCTGAGATGTTTGTAAGAACTCagaatacactttttttttgcaaaataaaGGGGTTTATCAAAATAGCGCACTAATTTCTCCTTATCACATTCTCCACTTTTCTAGACTCATTATATCAAAACGTATTTCTGGAATTGGTGGTTTATTTTAACAGAgttaaacacttttttttatgaagGTTAATTTGCCCCGGTGGTTTGCGGCATTTTGGTGGAGGAATGGCTGGAAAACAGGTTGGCGGCGAGGACTTGTCGGTAAACCTAGCCGGAATGTCGAAGAACCAGCTCTACGACATCGTGTCTCAGATGAAGGTGCATATATTTCTTCTTCTCATCTTCTTCACTCGTGGAGAACACCATGCTAAACATTTTATTTGTTGTCGTTTCTCAAGAGTCTGATAGAACAGAACCAGCAACAGGCCAGACAGATCCTAATCCAAAACCCTACGTTAACCAAAGCGCTTTTCCAGGTTCTTAGGGACTCTgattctctttcttttatttttctctcttgttTGCTTCACTGAATGCTTCGAATTTCACACTTGTAACTTCTAACTTCAGTTCACTACATTTACCACGGCATGTTACAGCCTTGTAGTTATTTTCTGGTGACTATATTTGAATGAGGTATTTTCCCTAATGCTTTGTCATATATAAAACCCTAAACCGTTTAATTTTTGTATGGACTTATTGTTTCATAAGGGAACATTTCTCACTCATGGTTAGTCGGCACCATGGCAAACTACTGGTGTTTCAATGCCCtttacaatatatttttcataGTTTGAGGTGATGGagatttatttgtttctttgaaTACTTCAAGATTCTTGTGTGAGTGCAGGGGGGAGAGGGGTGGGGGTATTTCATAGACTTCCTTTGAATTATATTCAGATTAATCAGATTTGTCTTTGTTTGTTGTAGAACTATTCTAGTAGTCGTCTCACTAAAGCATTAATATCTGCCAGTGTACGAGAATGAAGttattttttgtggtagtgTGAAATTCTTTAATGAAAAAACTAGTCTGTGTCTTTTGATTTGGTAATATTGTTCTGTAACGATAGTATTCAATTGAGGGTCTGCAGCCACATTATGCTCTTTGacatttgtgtttgtttaaTCAGGCACAAATTATGCTTGGAATGGTGCAAGCACCTCAAGTGGTATGCACTTACATTCTTTTGATGTAGTTACTACCATCCCTTGGTAGAATTTTGGATGacaaaaattgtttgcttccagGTTCCAAAAGTTCAACCAATGGTGTTGCAGAACAATCAGCAGTCAGTACAGCCAACACAACAACCAAGTACTCAGCCTGCTCCGTTATTGCCTGGGCATGGTGGTGTACAGGATCAAGCAGGTGTATCTCAAACACAGATTCCTCTGAGGAAACATCATAACCAATCTTCAGTGCCAGTTTCATCTGCTGTTCCTGCAATGAATCATCAATCCCAGCCCATGTCTGCACATTCTTTGCCAATGCCACAGCAGCCTAAAGGACATCTTACTCCCCAAGTGGCATCTCTTCCACAATCATCACAACTTCCTAACATACCTACACCTTCACTTCATTCATTGTCACAACCTCTTCATCCTACTCAAATGCCAACTGCTTCCAGTCAGTTACAGCAACAATTGCAGACATCTGGATTTCCGCATATGCCTCTGCAACAACCACTGCCACCACAGATTAGACCACCACCTGCAGTGCCAACCTTCCATCCCCAATATCCCCCACAAATGGGTGCGAACTTAGGTTTTCAACATGCTGGTGCTTCTCACAACCTTTCACAGTCTATGTTTCATGTaagatgagtttttcagtttgCAGTTCACAATTCAATGAGATGCTTCATGTAAGTTGAATATTGTTTATTGATCAAATTTTCAGCCAGGTTCAAAACCCCCTTCTAGCGTTGGATCTGCATTCCCACAGGGGCAGACACAACTTCCAAATCAAAAATCATCTCAGCCACCTTATCAGGTATGCTGAGCTATTACTGATGGTTAAGACTTGAAAACTGTGTGTTTGCACCATCAATTCTGAGGGAGCAACTAGGCACTAGGGCACCTGCATTTTATTACTGTTATGAATGTATGATTCCTTGCTATATTATATAGTTAATCCTAACTTGTCTGGATTAAAGCTAAgtcttttgttttaaatatagGCCTTCCCCCAAAGTTATTAGTCATTAAGCTATCTGCTAGTTGTAACGAATATCATTGTTTCTGGCATTCTGGCTTATATAGTagcttttacatatttttactGGCTACATTTAGGAGTTGGGTTATTGAAGGGGAAATAGAAGAGGTGTGTGATTTCTAATAAATATTCTCTAGTTtaataattaaagaaataaaatagtatattaGGTTAAACtaaatttccatttttttttgtttattttttaactataaatttaaaaataataataaaattcatgCCTTTATTTTCTCTTCAATATTCAACATCTCAACATACCcttgaaaagaatttgacacAATCAAATTATGGTAGTAATGGTGGAACAGGAAAATAGTTTGTTTTCTATCCTAGTTTTCTCAGacaatttttttaagtgtaactattttttatttggaaTTAGCAGTTTTTCCTACAATTGAAACACGTTTTTTCTAGATAGGATTTCTTTTTACTACTATTTTTAATCTTCTCTGTACATTACTGATAAAATTTATCATTGCCCCATTTGAAGGTACTTAATCAGCTTGGTCAATTGATTACCATGCTGCAATTTCACCTAACCgtaaatttattttggttatttgattATAAGAATGTAAATCTATACTTGAAGAGCAGTATCCATCATGATAATGTGTGCCTAATATGTGTGCTTTCTAATAATTTGCTTATTTACGTGCTAGATTGGGAATATGCCTTTAGGCCCCGATTTTGGCAATCAATCTGGAAATGCTATGCAAGTAGACAGAGGGTCTTTGATATCTGGTCCCTCAGATAACCTAGCACATCTTTCTGGTCCTCCTGGACTACCATACGGAGTTTCTGGGTCGATGGGTGCTGCTAATCAAGCTCTTCGACCTCCTGCggtaattattttgaattactGTTTAGTTTGTATAAATAGTTCTGCACAGTCTATTGATGTTCTTTTCTTGGTACTTGCAGTTAACACCAGAGATGGAGAAAGCTCTGCTTCAACAGGTCATGAGCCTCACACCAGAGCAGATAAATCTGCTGCCTCCAGAGCAAAGAAATCAAGTGCTGCAGCTACAGCAGATGTTGCGTCATTGATGCAATTCGCACCTTGAAAGTTAGGCAATCTTTGATCCTTCCAGTTTGGCAGAGATTATTGTGTCATATTGAAACTGACTGGCTGCTAAGTTTTGTAGAAATTAATACAAGTTCATGTAACTAATTAGAGACCATAGTATTCTTTTCTTCTGGAATTGGGCTCTAATTAAATATCAGCCTTTTAGTTGGTGGGGCTATTTGCAAAACTTCTCACCATATTCCGCATTTATTGTGAATTTAACTTGCTCTGTTTTAGTGGTTATCTATGTCTATTATACATGTCTACCAGTGTATATGCTGtaaaattattcttattttccAGAATTGtagaattcaaaatattattgttcAGAATTCGAAATATTATCTAAGATTGGAATGAAGGTGTAAAGGCTTAggtttaattattaatttcataAGGGGTAAAATTGGCTTTTAACCAAAATTATGGAGGTGGAAACTACTGTACTGATGTAGAGGAAGAAACTGTCTTTTAAGTCTTGGGTTGGGTATATCATGGGCTCAATTTTCCCCAATTTATCATTAACGAGAGTTTCTTCCTGTACCCCACAATTTTTAAAACTCTCTAACTAGCCTTCATGGAGGAGTTGTTtgtcacttttttttctttgttcatTTGAGGCGCTGGTGGAGACTGATTTCATAAGCTAATTGCATCAAAAACTTAGAACTTGAGCACAGATGAAAACCAGCGTAGAAACTTGAATCTACTGATTTTTTTAAGAGGTGAGATTGACTTAAACAAGCACACACTTTCACAGGTGggattgaataaaaataattaaatctcATTCTGGATCTGCAAATCTGAATAACTTTCGGACATCAATGCTCTGTCCAGAACCACAAGAGACTACTGTGGAAATGACTATCCGCCAAAAAATGGAACTACTAATCCgaaatccaatttttttttacttaccttCTTTTTCCGAACCTAAAGCCGCCGTAGAGACATTATTGAATCACCACCAAACGAAACGCGTCTTAAGTCGTCGGTTCGTGCTGTGCACAGATAAAGGTGTGCTGTGTgtaaggaagaagaaagagtagaGTGTGAGTAGTTGGATGTTTTTtaaggtttttaaaaaataacaaggaTGATTTTATCTTTCCATAGcattgtggggtgcaggaagaaaaacatagGGATACATGAAGAACCTCTCTTAACATATTCTTTTGCTtgttaaaaacacattttttcatATTACAACCAATGACTCGtctattttattcatttttatatagtaaatttatgaaataattatGTGGATGTTAACAAGCTAGTCATTGGGGAAGATGAAGTTGAAGAGTGACATATATAAGTGGACAAGGACAGGATAAGTAGAGACGGTAGAATGTTAAATTCTTAAAATGCTTTTGCTAACAAAGCAAAACGAGGTACAAATCTATGTTCCAATTGAAGTTTCAAGTATTAGACAACTTTTTATTCATTAGTAGTAGTTGGAGCAGTATTAAAAGCAAAGTGCATAAAACTCTTGTTTCTCCTGTAATATTTCTTAGGTTGTCCCCAAATTGAATTTGACAgagtaaaatatttatatttcaagTTGTTTTGTTTGATACGTTACAGCATAACATAATCGTTACAAGCTGAGTAACATTTTCTCTCTTGAATTTTCCTGTATATTGATCTTTGTCTTACTAGaagatttttataattaatattattccaAATATAAAatcactttatttttttctgatattAATAAAAGTCTATAATTTCGGTTGCCGGGATTGTTTTAATAATTCTTGCATTGTCTGCATGCACTATAAGAATGCAACATAATTGATGTTTCTTCCTTCCCCCAAACAATTTTGACAATTTCTTCCTCACCATATCATTTTAGACATACAtctaacataaaatttaaaattcaactTTGCCATTGGCTCATGTTTGCTTGTAGATGTAGAAATCTAGAAGTGGttgttatatattttagatttaaataTCTAAAAAGTCATTTTCGTGTTTCATTTAAGCTTCTGAATGACATATATAGAAGTGGGTTATGAGTTCTAGATTTCCATGTCTAGAATGGTGTTGAGGATTGAGATCTGGAACTCATTTATGTTTGCTTATGGAACTTGACATCCAAAAGATCATTTATGCTCTCCAGGTAAGCTTTCGAATGACCAAATCCATAAGTGACATATTAGTTCTAGAGTTACATATACGAAACTTTGTGATTTAACTTACGAATATGAATATCCAGAAGGCAAAATCTTTTAAATGATTAAGAGAAAAACGAACATTTCACGTTAGTGTGTTGGGTGCAAATTTGATTTGATCtggtgcagggagaatcaaCCAACAATTTTCTCCATGTATCCCATCAATTataaggaaaaaactattttaccccttttaaaaatgactttcaaAGTACTCTTTCTGGAATATTTCTAGGACATACTTTCCAtaatacattttatgaattttagatTTACCATTTTCAGGTACCCTGTATTTACTAGTatacagaaaaagaaaacagtAGAGAAAAAAGGTACATGGATTTCTACAACACTATAAGAAACACAAGTCTTATCCTTAAAAAAAGAACACCATCAAAAAAGGGTGTGGCAACTACTGCCCTTCTACTCCTCCCAAATCAAATgcctagaaaaaaaatatacatgaaGCAACCTATATATATAATGAGGGTAGGGTAGGATTTTGAGGTGCCAAGGAAATGGAAAACGCAACGTGATTATGGTGTTAGATGCAACCTGCCAGTTGGAGATCTTATGAGATCCTGAGTTGGTAGAACTACATGTTTTCTCTGTGATGTGGTATCATTTTAGGTGTGGTAGCTGTAACTTTTTGTATGAGAGTAAAGGGAGTGTTTGGAAAAGAGAGAGGTGAATAAGATGAAAGTGAGAGAGTGTGAAGTGAGTAGAGTTTGGTGTCGTAAATGTGTATATGAGTGCTCTTTGTAATATATTTActcaaaaaataaaagttttttttctctttttttttcactcaTTGCAACTACCTTTTTTCTTTTTGCCACATAACATAACAGATGTTTCTTCCTCCCCCTAAACAATTTTGACAATTTCTCCCTACACCATATCATTTAAGCATACActcaacataaaatttaaaattcaacatTGCCATTCGCTTCATGTTTGCTTATGGATGTAGAAATCTTGAAGTGGTTGTTATATACTTTGGATTTAGATATTCAGAAAGTCATTTTCGTGCTTCATTTAAGCTTCTGGATGGCCATATCCAGAAGTGGGTTATGAGTTCTAGATTTCCATGTCTAGAATAGTGTAGAGCATCGGGATCCGAAACTCATTTATG encodes the following:
- the LOC137828954 gene encoding uncharacterized protein, producing the protein MREILDISSDEEEGLDESLTVNDYNFIREMLFSSDEESDDSVKVVEIRENKPEVKSKSSTLAVDLGGDDDDDDDDCVVLECDPENGVASVEEEANGSDELLVIGEKGQIACRDFPHARHLCATLPFSSTPHEKHCRQCHCYVCDSPAPCLKWGTGTSSSDHCHATNEIELWNVQRKKFKMGLSSPLPASTNFGTSLRPGHLQPNELVPPGVVDLSPNSVLPNQASRSIAMCGISSLNSIPQTQASRPTITHFRSTSLPYSSVQNQVCRPITTPLTTPATNVAMPNGASHGRVLVRNRFQPPSVPRPVLGVCSHTIQKGRGNGGSSLRPQFLRPHMVSRGVGSVGNVLMANNTPHESSGFMNRVTLTQQHHNYGTPVGFSNYRNCNEPDNACRPTNISIYSQLSSQPASLSCVNRQTVASETQAYSQPLPLSNSSPGFHQTFIQVNNGAPSSHMTYLNNSQHGNEPQIRSQNGNVIRNTTQCGIASQATCQPQPHEQSPKEIAGKFSAFDPSWIDNTGQSILPTSGSVGQAPNVKESIEPLFECSQSPSSFVDFDNWFLDKDPFPGLPDGVLQSELNIPSPDLFPADMGMGLFYHDGK
- the LOC137828955 gene encoding cleavage stimulating factor 64 isoform X1: MAGKQVGGEDLSVNLAGMSKNQLYDIVSQMKSLIEQNQQQARQILIQNPTLTKALFQAQIMLGMVQAPQVVPKVQPMVLQNNQQSVQPTQQPSTQPAPLLPGHGGVQDQAGVSQTQIPLRKHHNQSSVPVSSAVPAMNHQSQPMSAHSLPMPQQPKGHLTPQVASLPQSSQLPNIPTPSLHSLSQPLHPTQMPTASSQLQQQLQTSGFPHMPLQQPLPPQIRPPPAVPTFHPQYPPQMGANLGFQHAGASHNLSQSMFHPGSKPPSSVGSAFPQGQTQLPNQKSSQPPYQIGNMPLGPDFGNQSGNAMQVDRGSLISGPSDNLAHLSGPPGLPYGVSGSMGAANQALRPPALTPEMEKALLQQVMSLTPEQINLLPPEQRNQVLQLQQMLRH
- the LOC137828955 gene encoding cleavage stimulating factor 64 isoform X2; this translates as MAGKQVGGEDLSVNLAGMSKNQLYDIVSQMKAQIMLGMVQAPQVVPKVQPMVLQNNQQSVQPTQQPSTQPAPLLPGHGGVQDQAGVSQTQIPLRKHHNQSSVPVSSAVPAMNHQSQPMSAHSLPMPQQPKGHLTPQVASLPQSSQLPNIPTPSLHSLSQPLHPTQMPTASSQLQQQLQTSGFPHMPLQQPLPPQIRPPPAVPTFHPQYPPQMGANLGFQHAGASHNLSQSMFHPGSKPPSSVGSAFPQGQTQLPNQKSSQPPYQIGNMPLGPDFGNQSGNAMQVDRGSLISGPSDNLAHLSGPPGLPYGVSGSMGAANQALRPPALTPEMEKALLQQVMSLTPEQINLLPPEQRNQVLQLQQMLRH
- the LOC137828955 gene encoding cleavage stimulating factor 64 isoform X3, with the translated sequence MKLFFVAQIMLGMVQAPQVVPKVQPMVLQNNQQSVQPTQQPSTQPAPLLPGHGGVQDQAGVSQTQIPLRKHHNQSSVPVSSAVPAMNHQSQPMSAHSLPMPQQPKGHLTPQVASLPQSSQLPNIPTPSLHSLSQPLHPTQMPTASSQLQQQLQTSGFPHMPLQQPLPPQIRPPPAVPTFHPQYPPQMGANLGFQHAGASHNLSQSMFHPGSKPPSSVGSAFPQGQTQLPNQKSSQPPYQIGNMPLGPDFGNQSGNAMQVDRGSLISGPSDNLAHLSGPPGLPYGVSGSMGAANQALRPPALTPEMEKALLQQVMSLTPEQINLLPPEQRNQVLQLQQMLRH